In one window of Macrotis lagotis isolate mMagLag1 chromosome 5, bilby.v1.9.chrom.fasta, whole genome shotgun sequence DNA:
- the LOC141490089 gene encoding olfactory receptor 5V1-like, whose translation MKNINEMRNQTVVTEFIFLQFSNHPEEQGLFFLIFLIVYMVTLLGNFLILMAIRINPVLHTPMYYFLSNLSFLDICYTSTTLPIMLVNFFREKKTITYEGCLSQIFFLVTFAGSECVLLAAMAYDRFIAICHPLRYPVLMSNRICAYLTAGSWLCGLVNSLAHIVLTATLTLCGPNQISHFLCDIPLLMKLSCSDTSVNEVALYVSSATIGLCPCLFTAVSYMLIISAILKIQSAQGRQKAFSTCASHLTVVVIYYGTINFNYDRPSLGYSLDVDILASVLFCIITPMLNPIIYSLRNKEVKVALRKLCEGCILPNDSHVKINS comes from the coding sequence atgaagaaCATTAATGAAATGAGAAACCAAACGGTCGTCACTGAATTCATCTTCTTACAATTTTCCAATCATCCAGAGGAGCAAGGATTgttctttttaatattcttaatTGTATACATGGTAACTCTTCTGGGTAACTTTCTCATATTAATGGCAATCAGAATCAACCCTGTTCTTCATACTCCCATGTATTATTTCCTCAGTAACTTATCCTTCCTGGACATCTGCTACACCTCCACCACTCTCCCTATCATGCTGGTCAACTTTTTCAGAGAGAAGAAGACCATTACCTATGAAGGCTGCCTTTCCCAGATCTTCTTCCTTGTTACTTTTGCAGGATCTGAGTGTGTTCTGTTGGCTGCTATGGCTTATGATAGATTTATAGCCATTTGCCATCCATTACGCTACCCAGTTCTCATGAGCAACAGGATCTGTGCCTACTTAACAGCTGGGTCCTGGTTATGTGGATTAGTGAATTCTCTGGCACACATAGTACTCACTGCAACTCTAACTTTGTGTGGTCCCAACCAGATCAGCCATTTTCTCTGTGATATCCCCCTCCTCATGAAGCTCTCTTGCTCAGACACTTCAGTCAATGAGGTTGCTCTCTATGTATCCAGTGCCACCATTGGTCTTTGCCCCTGCCTCTTCACTGCTGTGTCCTATATGCTCATTATCTCTGCCATCTTGAAAATCCAGTCTGCTCAAGGGCGGCAAAAAGCCTTCTCCACCTGTGCCTCTCACCTCACTGTAGTGGTCATCTACTATGGAACCATTAACTTCAACTATGACCGGCCCAGTTTAGGCTACTCCCTAGATGTGGACATCTTGGCCTCTGTCCTCTTCTGTATTATTACCCCCATGTTAAATCCTATCATTTACAGCCTGAGAAACAAGGAAGTCAAAGTTGCCTTGAGGAAACTGTGTGAAGGGTGTATTTTACCCAATGATTCCCATGTTAAAATCAATTCTTAA